From the genome of Mucispirillum schaedleri ASF457:
AAATTAATCAAGTTTTATAAAAAATGTAACATACAAAGAATATTAAAAAAAAATAATAATGGAGGAATAATAATGAGTTTTGAGGAAGTTATTGCTGCAAGTGTTAGTAATGCAGTGGAAAAGGCATTATCAGAAAGTGTAAAGCATATTACAAATCTTGCTGGTGAGAGTGCAAGAAAAAGTAAATATTCACTTGATGATTTACTGACAGAGAAACAAACAGCTGAATATTTGAATGTAGAAGTATCTACCTTACAACAGTGGAGGTTTTATAAAAAATATTTACCATACTGTGTTTTAGGCAATAAAACTATAAGATATAAGTTTAGTGATATTTTAGAGTTTGCTACATCAAATAAAGTGCTGGTAACAAAATAAGGGAGAAATAACATGAATGCATTAAATGAAAAAAACTTGTATTTAATAGAACAGGAAAAAGCTAAATAAGATATTCTTAAAGAAAAAGCTCTGAAAAAATGCAATTTAGATAATATTATTGAATTAATCCAAAACAATGATGCTTTTATAGATATAGTGGAAATACCAGAGCTGAGTTCAAATACAATAAGTGATTATATTGTTATTAAATTTAAAGATTGTAATTACTCATTATATATAACTATGTGTGGTGATATTAAGCTTTGTATGGATATAAATGCAGTAAAGCATGCAAAATATATAGAAGATTATACTCTAATAGATGTTGAAGAAGGCAATGAAAAATTAGTATTGGAACTTTATGACTATATTTTAACTGTACATACTAATAGTAAGCTTGAAGAATTCATAAGTGATAAATATTGTGAATAATGGAGGAAATTATGGCAGATTTTAATAAAGTGATTTTGGCAGGACATCTTACAAAAATTCCAGATGTAAGAACTTTGCAAAATAATATAACAGTTGCATCAAGCGGAATAGCAGTTAATCGTAAATATAAAGATAAAGAAGAAGTTATGTTTATAGATATCGTTGTATATGGAAAACTGGCAGAAACATTTGGTCAATATACTGCTAAAGGTTCAGCAGTGCTTATTGAAGGCAGATTATCTTTTAGACAATGGGAGCAGGATGGGCAAAAACGCAGCAAGCATGAAGTTATTGTTGAATCGTTACGGCTACTTGGTAATAAACTTGCTGATAATAATACTACTGCTGATAAAAAACAAACAAATACAGCAGAAAAAGAGGAAAGAGTTATTACAGATGAGGATGTTCCATTTTAAATCAGGGTTTAAATAGACCCTGATATGTATCAAGATTAGGAAAAGAACTGCAAGGTAAATATATGATTATTGAAATAAAAGATAAAAATAAATCAAGGTCAGAAAGAAATAGTCAAAATGATTTAAAAATATTGAAAAAATATAAAACTAGTAAACAAGAAAAAATACATATCAAAGATAATATTCATGTAATAATCTTTAAATAAACATAAGGTGCAGTTATGACAAAATTATTGGGTTTTAACAGTAGAATAACTGAGTTTATAGGTCTTATAAATAACAAACGATATAAAGATAAATTGATTGTTGCAACTTATCTTTATCTTTATGAAGATTTAGAACCAGATTTGAAAGGGACCTATCTTGTATTATGGGATATGATAAAAAACATCATTTTTCAAGACCAGAAAAATAATGAACTTAAAGAAATAAAAGAAGATAGTAGTTTAATTGATGGAGAAAATGGTAAAATCTAAAAACGATTGCGAAAAAGTGAATAAATAAAAAAGTGGTTGTTAAAACTCTTTAAATAAAATAATATTTTTTAGCCAAAAAATAGAGTAAGAGAGGTAACAACCACAAATGGATACTACACCAAAAAATCGTAAAAATAAACACTTAAATGCATTTGAGTGTTATAAATTAGAAGGTCTGTTGAAATCCAAAGTTAGTGTGTTGGAAATAGCGTAGATATTATGCAGGTCTAAAAGCACGATATACCGAGAAATAAAGCGAGGGACAGTGGAATTTCTCAACAGTGACTTGAGTGTAAGGAAAGAATATAGTGCATACTATTCTCTAAATATAAGGCAAGGTTTAATGAGTAAAACAGGTAGGAAATTACAATATAACATTGAATATGGCTTATTAGACTATATACAGAGTAAGTTAGATGAGAAGTATTCCCCAGATGTTATATCTGGAGAGTTAAGGCATCAGTGTATATCAACAATAAGTACCCAAACAATATATAACTATATATCATTAGGACTATTAGAAAGTATAGAATATAGAAAATATACTAAACAATGTAAAAGTAATCCACGAACAGCCTATAATAATACACGCGGCAGAAGTATAGACGAACGACCATTTGAACTGAAAGAGCGACTATATGGCAATTGGGAGATGGATACAGTGGTGGGCAAACAAGGCAGTAAATCAGCCTTACTGGTGCTTACAGAACGAGTATCACGGTTTGAAATAATAATCAAATTAAGAAATAAAACACAGAAAAGTATAATAGCAGCATTAGATAAGTTAGAAAGAAAGTATAAAGATAAATTCAGCTTAATATTTAAGAGCATAACAGTAGATAATGGTGTAGAATTTTTAGATATGGCAGGTTTAGAAAAATCAGTGTATGATAAAGTATCTAAACGAACAACTATTTATTATGCTCACCCTTATTGCTCTTGGGAGAGGGGAAGTAATGAGAATAATAATAAACTTATAAGGAAATTTATTAAAAAGAAAACTGATATTAAAAACTTTTCAGCTGCTTATATTAAAAAAATACAAGACTGGATGAATAATTATCCTAGAAAATTATTTAATTATAAATCGGCTAATGATATATTTTATGAGAACTTAAACAACTGCTTAAAATGTTGCAATCGTTTTTAGATTTTACAAATTTATTGCATATAGGTATTGATTATTGAATAAAAAATATGTATAAAATAAAATCAGCTTATATTTTACTGATGCTGGAATAATACAAATATCAGATATTTATTTATATATTCAATTATATTTTATAGTGGAATATATAGATAAAATAAACATTGTATTATAAACGATATTTGTTTAGAGGGAATAATGAATACTGAACAAGCATCTTTGGGATTGTTTTTAACTAAATTTAGGAAACAGTGTTTTTTGTCAACTACTGATGTTGCTAATATCTTAGGAGTTAATGAGAAATTAATAAGACAATGGGAACATAATAAAAGTAAGCCTTCAGAGTATCAGAAAGATTTCTTATCGTATCTTTATAAAATGCCTACAGAATTTTTTACATGTGATTATAGTGATGTAACAAAATTTAATGTTAGTGCTAGAATGGCAGTTGCTGATACTGAATGTTTTAGTAATTTGTCAGATGTTGATAAATTTTATTATATGAATAAAGCTTTAAGTTGTTATTCATTGTTACAGGAAGTATCTTCTAACCAAAGTGAAAAAAAAATAGAAAATGCAGAGAATAATCAAGGAATACCTATTTTCAATCAAGAATATGCCGATATGTTAAATCATGAGTTTTTACCAACTATGGCTAGTCATATTAGAGAAACTTTTTTTGGTAAAAAAACTGGTGTTTTAAGTGATGATTTATTAGAATTTATCATGGAT
Proteins encoded in this window:
- a CDS encoding helix-turn-helix domain-containing protein, which translates into the protein MSFEEVIAASVSNAVEKALSESVKHITNLAGESARKSKYSLDDLLTEKQTAEYLNVEVSTLQQWRFYKKYLPYCVLGNKTIRYKFSDILEFATSNKVLVTK
- the ssb gene encoding single-stranded DNA-binding protein, whose amino-acid sequence is MADFNKVILAGHLTKIPDVRTLQNNITVASSGIAVNRKYKDKEEVMFIDIVVYGKLAETFGQYTAKGSAVLIEGRLSFRQWEQDGQKRSKHEVIVESLRLLGNKLADNNTTADKKQTNTAEKEERVITDEDVPF
- a CDS encoding IS30 family transposase; translation: MEFLNSDLSVRKEYSAYYSLNIRQGLMSKTGRKLQYNIEYGLLDYIQSKLDEKYSPDVISGELRHQCISTISTQTIYNYISLGLLESIEYRKYTKQCKSNPRTAYNNTRGRSIDERPFELKERLYGNWEMDTVVGKQGSKSALLVLTERVSRFEIIIKLRNKTQKSIIAALDKLERKYKDKFSLIFKSITVDNGVEFLDMAGLEKSVYDKVSKRTTIYYAHPYCSWERGSNENNNKLIRKFIKKKTDIKNFSAAYIKKIQDWMNNYPRKLFNYKSANDIFYENLNNCLKCCNRF